The proteins below come from a single Mya arenaria isolate MELC-2E11 chromosome 8, ASM2691426v1 genomic window:
- the LOC128242726 gene encoding protein PIF-like, which produces MILITLLAIVLAVSTTTGQNEFNYLCGERQLDNGAGFNSHPYDCTKYIQCEKDIYNNVIARVRPCGFGTFFSKSILNCASAGQTVCENDLCASEMNGKQRKAEGNCRGYYECLNGKSVPKCCPSGQKHDIIKGCIANENGECTDDCYNSKYVTEAPLPSNETEFNSTSGETTVTTTTEAAPAFECDRRPVFGHPERFLWILYDGAIVNTMSCPAGTVFLPQTCNCGHMEVKDSVKKCEPEVLLTFSKDHRDVSVHHNHVVNDGVVVENGVAKFNGNGSRLIIPRFTNVEISSTFIIKMKYKSNHNVIPAGMQRALFSNNGCKVEPSLISTEDREYVHAAVGTYENFRLATNVYQAPLNAGQEKEFVYKFHNEKLRVSLGNTTTEIPANGHLRNVQCALHIGYADGVLSFEGEIDEIAIYLCNPEI; this is translated from the coding sequence ATGATACTAATCACGCTTTTGGCAATAGTTTTGGCTGTATCAACGACGACTGGACAAAATGAATTTAACTATCTCTGTGGCGAGCGGCAATTAGACAACGGTGCAGGGTTTAACAGCCACCCGTAcgattgtacaaaatatattcaatgtgAAAAAGACATTTACAACAACGTTATCGCTAGGGTGAGACCGTGTGGTTTTGGGACTTTCTTTAGCAAGAGTATACTTAACTGTGCTAGTGCCGGACAAACAGTTTGCGAGAATGATCTTTGTGCTTCAGAGATGAATggtaaacaaagaaaagccgaaGGAAACTGCAGGGGATATTATGAATGTCTGAATGGAAAGTCTGTTCCGAAGTGCTGTCCCTCAGGTCAAAAGCATGACATAATAAAAGGATGCATTGCCAATGAAAACGGCGAGTGTACGGATGATTGTTATAACAGCAAATATGTAACAGAAGCCCCTCTTCCAAGTAACGAAACAGAATTTAACTCTACTTCCGGTGAAACCACTGTAACAACCACGACTGAGGCTGCCCCTGCGTTTGAATGTGATAGGAGGCCAGTGTTCGGTCACCCAGAGCGATTTCTCTGGATCCTGTATGATGGAGCAATCGTTAACACAATGAGCTGCCCAGCTGGGACCGTCTTCCTGCCTCAGACCTGTAACTGTGGTCATATGGAGGTGAAAGACAGTGTTAAGAAATGCGAACCGGAAGTGCTTCTCACGTTTTCCAAAGACCACAGAGACGTATCTGTCCATCATAATCACGTCGTAAATGACGGTGTTGTAGTGGAAAACGGCGTCGCTAAGTTCAATGGAAACGGCAGCCGTCTTATTATTCCTAGATTTACCAACGTTGAAATCTCTAGTACCTTCATCATCAAGATGAAATACAAATCTAACCACAATGTTATCCCAGCTGGCATGCAGCGAGCGTTGTTCTCAAACAACGGCTGTAAGGTTGAACCATCTTTAATTTCAACGGAGGACCGTGAATATGTACACGCAGCAGTTGGTACGTACGAGAACTTTCGGCTAGCAACCAACGTATACCAAGCGCCATTGAACGCCGGGCAGGAAAAAGAGTTTGTGTACAAGTTCCACAACGAGAAATTACGCGTAAGTCTTGGAAACACTACAACAGAAATCCCAGCGAACGGTCATCTTAGAAATGTCCAGTGCGCGCTCCATATCGGGTACGCTGACGGAGTCCTGAGTTTCGAAGGTGAAATTGACGAAATCGCCATCTACCTTTGTAACCCTGAAATTTAA